One window of the Oncorhynchus mykiss isolate Arlee chromosome 5, USDA_OmykA_1.1, whole genome shotgun sequence genome contains the following:
- the tmem259 gene encoding membralin isoform X2 — MSENQGNVNNNVPLNNNGGANRMRNPNINQNPLINVRDRLFHALFFKMAVTYARLFPPSFRRIFEFFVLLKALFVLFILAYIHIAFSRSPINCLEHVREKWPRDGILRVEIQRNSSRAPIFLQFYDTDGFQGLVKEPEGEGGGGLGLAALHHEEEDEEEEMTLEMFDNSSVQFELDIEPRLKPSLSGIGLGGGGLNDSQDLSFSQSPTKVWPQEEYIVEYSLEYGFLRLSQTTRQRLNIPVMVVTLDPMKDQCFGDGFSRFLLDEFLGYDDILMSSVKALAENEENKGFLRNVVSGEHYRFVSMWMARTSYLAAFVIMVIFTLSVSMLLRYSHHQIFVFIVDLLQMLEMNMTIAFPAAPLLTVILALVGMEAIMSEFFNDTTTAFYIILIVWLADQYDAICCHTNTSKRHWLRFFYLYHFAFYAYHYRFNGQYSSLALVTSWLFIQHSMIYFFHHYELPAILQQIRIQEMLLQNQQVGQGGNQTALQDNLNNNTTAAAAAGGAAPARGGAANGQVQLPDEPQAASAAQAQGTATQASQSNSMASSATLEGAREELTMTTELDWMAETAAIITEALSSSLAPQLESTEGGLLGEAEEVGGVMVSEAGLSVVAEIRMGGGGGGGEGTDGLNPSLVPVEIKTVGACSSSAAGLGPPLPPSPPMGGLQEAETSLSSVSPFLLPPSPPPHTDCSRAGEPESPGQSPTDWEPKTEEPPSPTPS; from the exons ATGTCAGAAAACCAGGGCAACGTGAACAATAACGTCCCGCTAAATAACAATGGCGGGGCGAACAGAATGCGAAACCCTAATATCAACCAGAACCCACTCATCAATGTTCGAGACAGACTTTTCCATGCCCTATTCTTCAAGATGGCAGTTACCTATGCCAGATTGTTTCCACCATCTTTCAGAAGAATCTTCGAGTTCTTTGTCCTATTGAAG gcCCTGTTTGTGCTCTTCATCCTGGCCTACATCCACATAGCCTTCTCCCGCTCGCCCATCAACTGCCTGGAGCACGTGCGGGAGAAGTGGCCGCGTGACGGCATCCTGCGCGTGGAGATCCAGCGCAACTCGTCGCGTGCGCCCATCTTCCTGCAGTTCTACGACACGGATGGCTTCCAGGGCCTGGTCAAGGaaccagagggagagggaggaggagggctggGCCTGGCCGCGCTGCACcacgaggaggaggacgaggaggaggagatgacccTGGAAATGTTTGACAACAGCTCTGTGcag TTTGAGCTAGACATCGAGCCGCGGCTGAAGCCCTCGCTGAGCGGCATCGGCCTTGGGGGAGGGGGCCTCAACGACAGCCAGGATCTCTCCTTCAGCCAGTCGCCCACTAAAG TGTGGCCTCAGGAGGAGTACATAGTTGAGTACTCTCTGGAGTACGGCTTCCTCCGCTTGTCCCAGACCACCCGGCAACGCCTCAACATCCCCGTCATGGTTGTCACGCTGG ACCCAATGAAGGACCAGTGCTTTGGGGACGGCTTCAGCCGCTTCCTCCTGGATGAGTTCCTGGGCTACGATGACATCCTGATGTCCAGCGTCAAGGCCCTGGCCGAGAACGAGGAGAATAAAG gcTTCCTCAGGAACGTGGTGTCAGGGGAACACTACCGATTTGTCAGCATGTGGATGGCCCGCACCTCCTACCTGGCTGCCTTTGTCATCATGGTAATATTC ACCCTGTCGGTGTCTATGCTGCTGCGCTACTCCCACCACCAGATCTTCGTCTTCAtcg TGGATCTGCTGCAGATGTTGGAAATGAACATGACCATCGCCTTCCCAGCAGCCCCTCTGCTCACCGTCATCCTGGCTCTCGTGG GCATGGAGGCCATCATGTCGGAGTTCTTCAACGACACTACCACCGCCTTCTACATCATCCTCATCGTGTGGCTGGCCGACCAGTACGACGCCATCTGCTGCCACACCAACACCAGCAAACGTCATTGGCTGAG GTTCTTCTATCTGTATCACTTTGCGTTCTACGCCTACCACTACCGCTTCAACGGCCAGTACAGCAGCCTGGCTCTGGTCACCTCCTGGCTCTTCATACAG cACTCCATGATCTACTTCTTCCACCACTACGAGCTACCGGCCATCCTGCAGCAGATCCGCATCCAGGAGATGCTGCTGCAGAACCAGCAGGTGGGCCAGGGGGGAAACCAGACGGCCTTGCAGGACAACCTTAACAACAACACCACCGCAGCAGCTGCAGCTGGAGGAGCAGCTCCAGCCCGAGGGGGGGCAGCCAATGGCCAGGTCCAACTGCCAGACGAGCCCCAGGCGGCTTCGGCGGCCCAGGCCCAAGGTACAGCGACCCAGGCTTCCCAGTCTAACAGCATGGCCAGCAGCGCTACGTTAGAAGGGGCCCGGGAAGAGTTGACGATGACGACGGAGCTGGACTGGATGGCGGAGACGGCGGCCATCATTACGGAGGCCCTGTCCTCCTCCTTGGCTCCCCAGCTGGAGAGCACGGAAGGGGGTTTGCTGGGGGAGGCTGAAGAGGTGGGGGGGGTCATGGTTTCTGAGGCGGGCCTCAGCGTGGTGGCGGAGATTCgaatggggggtgggggtggaggaggagagggtacaGATGGCCTCAATCCCAGCTTGGTTCCAGTGGAAATCAAAACCGTAGGGGCCTGCAGCAGCAGTGCAGCTGGCTTAGGCccgcctcttcctccctctcctccaatgggaggacttcaggaagcagagacTAGTCTCTCTAGTGTCAgtcccttcctccttcctccttctcctcctccacacacagaCTGCAGTAGGGCAGGGGAGCCAGAGAGCCCTGGGCAAAGCCCCACAGACTGGGAGCCCAAGACAGAGGAACCCCCCAGCCCCACTCCGTCCTGA
- the tmem259 gene encoding membralin isoform X1, protein MSENQGNVNNNVPLNNNGGANRMRNPNINQNPLINVRDRLFHALFFKMAVTYARLFPPSFRRIFEFFVLLKALFVLFILAYIHIAFSRSPINCLEHVREKWPRDGILRVEIQRNSSRAPIFLQFYDTDGFQGLVKEPEGEGGGGLGLAALHHEEEDEEEEMTLEMFDNSSVQFELDIEPRLKPSLSGIGLGGGGLNDSQDLSFSQSPTKGMQPLRETVSEIEMLTRAVWPQEEYIVEYSLEYGFLRLSQTTRQRLNIPVMVVTLDPMKDQCFGDGFSRFLLDEFLGYDDILMSSVKALAENEENKGFLRNVVSGEHYRFVSMWMARTSYLAAFVIMVIFTLSVSMLLRYSHHQIFVFIVDLLQMLEMNMTIAFPAAPLLTVILALVGMEAIMSEFFNDTTTAFYIILIVWLADQYDAICCHTNTSKRHWLRFFYLYHFAFYAYHYRFNGQYSSLALVTSWLFIQHSMIYFFHHYELPAILQQIRIQEMLLQNQQVGQGGNQTALQDNLNNNTTAAAAAGGAAPARGGAANGQVQLPDEPQAASAAQAQGTATQASQSNSMASSATLEGAREELTMTTELDWMAETAAIITEALSSSLAPQLESTEGGLLGEAEEVGGVMVSEAGLSVVAEIRMGGGGGGGEGTDGLNPSLVPVEIKTVGACSSSAAGLGPPLPPSPPMGGLQEAETSLSSVSPFLLPPSPPPHTDCSRAGEPESPGQSPTDWEPKTEEPPSPTPS, encoded by the exons ATGTCAGAAAACCAGGGCAACGTGAACAATAACGTCCCGCTAAATAACAATGGCGGGGCGAACAGAATGCGAAACCCTAATATCAACCAGAACCCACTCATCAATGTTCGAGACAGACTTTTCCATGCCCTATTCTTCAAGATGGCAGTTACCTATGCCAGATTGTTTCCACCATCTTTCAGAAGAATCTTCGAGTTCTTTGTCCTATTGAAG gcCCTGTTTGTGCTCTTCATCCTGGCCTACATCCACATAGCCTTCTCCCGCTCGCCCATCAACTGCCTGGAGCACGTGCGGGAGAAGTGGCCGCGTGACGGCATCCTGCGCGTGGAGATCCAGCGCAACTCGTCGCGTGCGCCCATCTTCCTGCAGTTCTACGACACGGATGGCTTCCAGGGCCTGGTCAAGGaaccagagggagagggaggaggagggctggGCCTGGCCGCGCTGCACcacgaggaggaggacgaggaggaggagatgacccTGGAAATGTTTGACAACAGCTCTGTGcag TTTGAGCTAGACATCGAGCCGCGGCTGAAGCCCTCGCTGAGCGGCATCGGCCTTGGGGGAGGGGGCCTCAACGACAGCCAGGATCTCTCCTTCAGCCAGTCGCCCACTAAAGGTATGCAGCCGCTGAGGGAGACAGTCTCCGAGATTGAGATGCTAACACGAGCAG TGTGGCCTCAGGAGGAGTACATAGTTGAGTACTCTCTGGAGTACGGCTTCCTCCGCTTGTCCCAGACCACCCGGCAACGCCTCAACATCCCCGTCATGGTTGTCACGCTGG ACCCAATGAAGGACCAGTGCTTTGGGGACGGCTTCAGCCGCTTCCTCCTGGATGAGTTCCTGGGCTACGATGACATCCTGATGTCCAGCGTCAAGGCCCTGGCCGAGAACGAGGAGAATAAAG gcTTCCTCAGGAACGTGGTGTCAGGGGAACACTACCGATTTGTCAGCATGTGGATGGCCCGCACCTCCTACCTGGCTGCCTTTGTCATCATGGTAATATTC ACCCTGTCGGTGTCTATGCTGCTGCGCTACTCCCACCACCAGATCTTCGTCTTCAtcg TGGATCTGCTGCAGATGTTGGAAATGAACATGACCATCGCCTTCCCAGCAGCCCCTCTGCTCACCGTCATCCTGGCTCTCGTGG GCATGGAGGCCATCATGTCGGAGTTCTTCAACGACACTACCACCGCCTTCTACATCATCCTCATCGTGTGGCTGGCCGACCAGTACGACGCCATCTGCTGCCACACCAACACCAGCAAACGTCATTGGCTGAG GTTCTTCTATCTGTATCACTTTGCGTTCTACGCCTACCACTACCGCTTCAACGGCCAGTACAGCAGCCTGGCTCTGGTCACCTCCTGGCTCTTCATACAG cACTCCATGATCTACTTCTTCCACCACTACGAGCTACCGGCCATCCTGCAGCAGATCCGCATCCAGGAGATGCTGCTGCAGAACCAGCAGGTGGGCCAGGGGGGAAACCAGACGGCCTTGCAGGACAACCTTAACAACAACACCACCGCAGCAGCTGCAGCTGGAGGAGCAGCTCCAGCCCGAGGGGGGGCAGCCAATGGCCAGGTCCAACTGCCAGACGAGCCCCAGGCGGCTTCGGCGGCCCAGGCCCAAGGTACAGCGACCCAGGCTTCCCAGTCTAACAGCATGGCCAGCAGCGCTACGTTAGAAGGGGCCCGGGAAGAGTTGACGATGACGACGGAGCTGGACTGGATGGCGGAGACGGCGGCCATCATTACGGAGGCCCTGTCCTCCTCCTTGGCTCCCCAGCTGGAGAGCACGGAAGGGGGTTTGCTGGGGGAGGCTGAAGAGGTGGGGGGGGTCATGGTTTCTGAGGCGGGCCTCAGCGTGGTGGCGGAGATTCgaatggggggtgggggtggaggaggagagggtacaGATGGCCTCAATCCCAGCTTGGTTCCAGTGGAAATCAAAACCGTAGGGGCCTGCAGCAGCAGTGCAGCTGGCTTAGGCccgcctcttcctccctctcctccaatgggaggacttcaggaagcagagacTAGTCTCTCTAGTGTCAgtcccttcctccttcctccttctcctcctccacacacagaCTGCAGTAGGGCAGGGGAGCCAGAGAGCCCTGGGCAAAGCCCCACAGACTGGGAGCCCAAGACAGAGGAACCCCCCAGCCCCACTCCGTCCTGA
- the tmem259 gene encoding membralin isoform X3, with product MSENQGNVNNNVPLNNNGGANRMRNPNINQNPLINVRDRLFHALFFKMAVTYARLFPPSFRRIFEFFVLLKALFVLFILAYIHIAFSRSPINCLEHVREKWPRDGILRVEIQRNSSRAPIFLQFYDTDGFQGLVKEPEGEGGGGLGLAALHHEEEDEEEEMTLEMFDNSSVQFELDIEPRLKPSLSGIGLGGGGLNDSQDLSFSQSPTKVWPQEEYIVEYSLEYGFLRLSQTTRQRLNIPVMVVTLDPMKDQCFGDGFSRFLLDEFLGYDDILMSSVKALAENEENKGFLRNVVSGEHYRFVSMWMARTSYLAAFVIMVIFTLSVSMLLRYSHHQIFVFIVDLLQMLEMNMTIAFPAAPLLTVILALVGMEAIMSEFFNDTTTAFYIILIVWLADQYDAICCHTNTSKRHWLR from the exons ATGTCAGAAAACCAGGGCAACGTGAACAATAACGTCCCGCTAAATAACAATGGCGGGGCGAACAGAATGCGAAACCCTAATATCAACCAGAACCCACTCATCAATGTTCGAGACAGACTTTTCCATGCCCTATTCTTCAAGATGGCAGTTACCTATGCCAGATTGTTTCCACCATCTTTCAGAAGAATCTTCGAGTTCTTTGTCCTATTGAAG gcCCTGTTTGTGCTCTTCATCCTGGCCTACATCCACATAGCCTTCTCCCGCTCGCCCATCAACTGCCTGGAGCACGTGCGGGAGAAGTGGCCGCGTGACGGCATCCTGCGCGTGGAGATCCAGCGCAACTCGTCGCGTGCGCCCATCTTCCTGCAGTTCTACGACACGGATGGCTTCCAGGGCCTGGTCAAGGaaccagagggagagggaggaggagggctggGCCTGGCCGCGCTGCACcacgaggaggaggacgaggaggaggagatgacccTGGAAATGTTTGACAACAGCTCTGTGcag TTTGAGCTAGACATCGAGCCGCGGCTGAAGCCCTCGCTGAGCGGCATCGGCCTTGGGGGAGGGGGCCTCAACGACAGCCAGGATCTCTCCTTCAGCCAGTCGCCCACTAAAG TGTGGCCTCAGGAGGAGTACATAGTTGAGTACTCTCTGGAGTACGGCTTCCTCCGCTTGTCCCAGACCACCCGGCAACGCCTCAACATCCCCGTCATGGTTGTCACGCTGG ACCCAATGAAGGACCAGTGCTTTGGGGACGGCTTCAGCCGCTTCCTCCTGGATGAGTTCCTGGGCTACGATGACATCCTGATGTCCAGCGTCAAGGCCCTGGCCGAGAACGAGGAGAATAAAG gcTTCCTCAGGAACGTGGTGTCAGGGGAACACTACCGATTTGTCAGCATGTGGATGGCCCGCACCTCCTACCTGGCTGCCTTTGTCATCATGGTAATATTC ACCCTGTCGGTGTCTATGCTGCTGCGCTACTCCCACCACCAGATCTTCGTCTTCAtcg TGGATCTGCTGCAGATGTTGGAAATGAACATGACCATCGCCTTCCCAGCAGCCCCTCTGCTCACCGTCATCCTGGCTCTCGTGG GCATGGAGGCCATCATGTCGGAGTTCTTCAACGACACTACCACCGCCTTCTACATCATCCTCATCGTGTGGCTGGCCGACCAGTACGACGCCATCTGCTGCCACACCAACACCAGCAAACGTCATTGGCTGAGGTGA